One window from the genome of Rhodobacteraceae bacterium S2214 encodes:
- a CDS encoding dihydroxy-acid dehydratase family protein — translation MRRRSRDCKKPQPVVHLPKDLTVPKITPENLRSQKWFNNPENPEMTALYLERYLNYGLTREELQSGKPIIAIAQTGSDLSPCNRHHIELAKRTRDGIIAAGGVPLEVPVHPIQETGKRPTANLDRNLAYLGLVEALFGYPVDGVVLTIGCDKTTPALLMAAATVNIPAIALSVGPMLNGWYEGERAGSGTVIWKAREKLAAGKITDAEFIEIAAASAPSVGYCNTMGTATTMNSLAEALGMQLPGSAAIPAPYRERGQISYETGKRIVDMVWEDLRPTDIMTRQAFENAIVVNSALGGSTNAPIHLNGIAKHLGVDLNNDDWQAHGHAVPLLVNLQPAGKYLGEDFHRAGGVPAVVGELMQAEMLPHPDAVTANGRTMGDNCALRRTINDDVILPVADPLMQEAGFINLKGNLFDSAIMKTSVISPAFRETYLSNPDDPDAFEGRAIVFDGPEDYHHRIDDEAEGIDQNCILVMRGAGPKGYPGGAEVVNMRAPSYLLKQGVEALPCIGDGRQSGTSGSPSILNASPEAADNGGLALLQTGDTIRIDLKTCTANILVSDDVLQARFEGLIAAGGFPIPVSQSPWQQYFRDMVEPLSDGMTLRDASNYQDIARKHMPRDNH, via the coding sequence ATGCGGCGAAGATCGCGTGATTGCAAGAAACCCCAGCCTGTCGTTCATCTACCAAAGGACCTTACCGTGCCAAAGATAACCCCCGAAAACCTGCGGTCCCAAAAGTGGTTCAACAACCCTGAAAACCCTGAAATGACAGCGCTTTACCTTGAACGCTACCTCAACTACGGCCTGACCCGGGAAGAACTGCAATCAGGCAAACCAATCATCGCGATTGCACAAACCGGCAGCGACCTTAGCCCATGCAATCGCCACCATATCGAACTGGCGAAACGTACGCGTGACGGGATCATTGCAGCGGGCGGCGTCCCGCTCGAGGTGCCAGTGCACCCCATCCAAGAAACCGGCAAACGCCCGACCGCGAACCTTGATCGCAACCTCGCATATCTTGGTCTGGTCGAGGCGCTGTTCGGGTATCCTGTTGATGGCGTCGTGTTAACGATTGGCTGCGATAAAACCACGCCTGCCCTGCTTATGGCCGCTGCAACGGTCAACATTCCAGCGATTGCATTGTCCGTCGGCCCGATGTTGAACGGCTGGTACGAAGGTGAACGCGCGGGGTCCGGCACCGTCATTTGGAAGGCCCGCGAAAAGCTGGCGGCGGGCAAAATCACCGACGCCGAATTCATCGAAATTGCCGCCGCATCTGCCCCATCGGTGGGTTATTGCAACACGATGGGGACGGCCACGACGATGAATTCTCTGGCTGAAGCATTGGGCATGCAATTGCCCGGCTCGGCCGCCATTCCTGCCCCTTACCGCGAACGCGGGCAGATTAGCTATGAGACCGGAAAACGCATTGTCGACATGGTCTGGGAAGACCTGCGCCCCACTGACATCATGACGCGCCAAGCCTTTGAAAACGCGATCGTTGTGAACTCTGCGCTCGGCGGGTCAACCAACGCGCCCATCCATTTGAATGGCATCGCCAAGCACCTTGGCGTCGATCTGAACAACGACGATTGGCAGGCGCATGGCCACGCCGTTCCGTTGCTCGTGAATCTCCAGCCAGCAGGCAAATATCTTGGCGAAGATTTCCATCGCGCAGGCGGCGTTCCGGCAGTCGTGGGCGAATTGATGCAGGCAGAAATGCTGCCGCATCCGGATGCAGTAACCGCGAATGGCAGGACTATGGGCGACAATTGCGCGCTACGCCGGACGATAAACGATGACGTGATTTTACCCGTCGCAGACCCGTTGATGCAGGAGGCCGGATTCATCAACCTCAAGGGCAATCTGTTTGACAGCGCGATCATGAAAACCAGTGTGATCAGCCCCGCGTTTCGCGAAACTTATCTGTCGAACCCGGATGACCCCGACGCGTTTGAAGGGCGCGCTATCGTGTTCGACGGGCCAGAAGACTACCATCATCGGATCGATGACGAGGCAGAAGGCATCGACCAGAACTGTATCCTCGTGATGCGCGGCGCTGGTCCAAAGGGGTATCCTGGCGGGGCCGAAGTCGTGAACATGCGCGCCCCATCTTACCTTTTGAAACAAGGGGTTGAAGCATTGCCGTGTATCGGTGACGGGCGGCAATCAGGCACGTCAGGTTCCCCGTCTATCCTGAATGCATCGCCAGAGGCTGCGGATAACGGCGGGCTCGCGTTACTGCAAACTGGCGATACGATCCGCATCGATCTGAAAACTTGCACCGCAAACATTCTGGTGTCCGACGACGTCCTACAAGCACGCTTTGAAGGATTGATCGCTGCGGGCGGCTTCCCGATCCCAGTGTCACAATCCCCGTGGCAACAGTACTTCCGCGACATGGTCGAACCGCTCTCCGACGGGATGACCTTGCGCGACGCGTCGAATTACCAAGACATTGCGCGCAAACATATGCCGCGCGACAACCATTGA
- a CDS encoding GntR family transcriptional regulator yields the protein MTIEIPIFDTVRDRIVNGEFAPNQRLKSADLAQEYAISASSMREILFRLSTVGLVNFQEQRGFRVPEQSDRLQHDLTQFRVLLESEGAVLSIRHGDIDWESRLMAAHHRLSHIESRINGGPFDTDLLTLWTRAEQAFHQTLIEACGSDVLKEAHDVVYHRFRQQMIAKDRDFEYVPENVTQHQGILDAVLAKDEALTRSRIHEHLSRNFTRPV from the coding sequence ATGACCATTGAAATACCAATTTTTGATACCGTACGAGATCGGATCGTCAACGGAGAATTTGCGCCAAATCAACGCCTTAAGTCTGCAGACCTTGCACAGGAATACGCGATCTCTGCATCCAGCATGCGTGAAATCCTGTTTCGGCTTTCGACCGTCGGTTTGGTGAATTTTCAAGAACAGCGCGGGTTTCGGGTCCCCGAACAATCCGACCGCTTGCAGCACGATCTGACACAATTTCGCGTTTTACTCGAGTCAGAAGGCGCGGTGCTGTCGATTCGTCACGGCGACATCGACTGGGAATCCCGACTGATGGCCGCCCACCATCGCCTGTCCCATATCGAGAGCCGGATCAACGGTGGGCCATTTGATACCGACCTGCTGACGCTTTGGACCCGCGCAGAACAGGCTTTTCATCAAACTCTGATCGAAGCTTGCGGATCAGACGTTTTGAAAGAAGCGCACGACGTCGTTTACCATCGTTTCCGCCAACAGATGATCGCGAAGGATCGCGATTTTGAATACGTTCCTGAAAACGTCACCCAACATCAAGGCATCCTAGATGCAGTGCTTGCCAAGGACGAAGCCCTCACGCGCAGTCGCATTCACGAGCATTTGTCACGGAATTTCACGAGACCGGTCTAG
- a CDS encoding NAD(P)-dependent oxidoreductase has protein sequence MTRKITLLGTGLMGYPMARNIALAGFDVTVWNRSRAKAEGLTAHGVKVADTVANAVTHADVVISMLSDGPAVESIIAEAKSALESGAIWLDMSSTKPEEARAFADTLATSDVSFLDAPVSGGSKGAEAATLAIMAGGDATVFESAKAVFETMGRPTLVGPTGAGQLAKLANQAIVAVTIGAVAEAMLLLEQNGADATAVRSALKGGFADSTILQQHGARMTNRDFVPGGLTKLQLKDLDNVLAEAGSLKLPVVQHVRDRFHRYMTQMDAGDRDHSGLFEELLDLNGLPLGKP, from the coding sequence ATGACGCGCAAAATCACACTGCTTGGCACAGGCTTAATGGGCTATCCGATGGCCCGAAACATCGCGTTGGCCGGGTTCGATGTGACCGTCTGGAACCGCAGCCGCGCGAAAGCCGAAGGGTTAACCGCGCACGGCGTGAAGGTCGCGGACACGGTCGCCAATGCAGTCACGCACGCGGATGTTGTGATTTCGATGCTGTCGGACGGTCCGGCGGTCGAAAGCATTATTGCAGAGGCAAAATCAGCGTTGGAATCCGGTGCAATTTGGCTCGATATGTCGAGCACCAAACCGGAAGAGGCCCGCGCATTCGCGGACACCCTCGCGACGTCGGATGTTTCCTTTCTTGATGCGCCAGTATCAGGCGGATCGAAGGGTGCAGAGGCTGCGACGCTTGCGATTATGGCGGGGGGCGACGCTACTGTTTTTGAAAGCGCAAAAGCCGTGTTTGAAACCATGGGACGGCCGACGCTTGTCGGACCGACAGGCGCTGGGCAACTGGCGAAGCTGGCCAATCAAGCCATCGTGGCGGTGACCATCGGCGCCGTCGCCGAGGCAATGTTGTTGCTTGAACAGAATGGGGCAGACGCCACTGCGGTGCGTTCAGCGCTGAAAGGCGGCTTCGCGGATAGCACAATTTTGCAGCAGCATGGGGCGCGGATGACGAACCGCGATTTCGTTCCGGGGGGGCTGACCAAGCTGCAGCTAAAGGATCTCGATAACGTGCTAGCGGAGGCAGGATCGCTCAAACTGCCCGTTGTTCAGCATGTGCGCGACAGATTTCATCGTTATATGACCCAGATGGATGCAGGCGATCGTGATCATTCGGGATTGTTTGAAGAGTTGCTTGATCTCAATGGGTTGCCGTTAGGCAAACCCTAG
- a CDS encoding sugar kinase, giving the protein MITKAKRIVSIGECMVEMAPTGTPDHFGASFAGDTFNTAWYLAELQPSWDVDFVTCIGTDTMSDKMADFTQAAGIGTEHIGRLTTHTMGLYMIHLEDGERSFAYWRGQAAAREMMRQDGLVAGAVAGANVVYLSGISIAILDDAGRAALRETLIIARESGATIAFDPNLRLRLWPDVATMCAAVMDFASVSDIVFPSHDEEALFFGDADIAATQARYQGAGCTTIIVKNGGGEISYLSGDESGSFAPQMADKVRDTTAAGDSFNAGFLGTEGNVKDQIAAGCALAGRVIQGAGALVAGAVEKD; this is encoded by the coding sequence ATGATCACCAAGGCAAAACGTATCGTGTCCATCGGGGAATGCATGGTCGAAATGGCACCCACTGGGACGCCTGATCATTTTGGTGCGTCATTCGCGGGGGATACGTTCAACACTGCTTGGTATCTTGCAGAGCTACAACCCAGCTGGGATGTCGATTTTGTAACGTGTATTGGGACCGACACAATGTCCGACAAGATGGCGGACTTCACCCAAGCGGCTGGCATCGGCACCGAACATATCGGGCGTCTGACCACGCACACGATGGGTCTTTACATGATCCATTTGGAAGACGGTGAACGTAGTTTTGCGTATTGGCGCGGGCAAGCCGCGGCCCGCGAAATGATGCGGCAGGACGGGCTTGTTGCGGGTGCTGTGGCTGGCGCGAATGTTGTCTATCTCTCTGGGATTTCTATCGCAATTCTGGATGATGCCGGACGTGCGGCACTCCGTGAAACCTTGATCATCGCCCGTGAAAGTGGGGCTACGATAGCGTTTGATCCGAACCTGCGTCTGCGGCTTTGGCCTGATGTGGCGACGATGTGCGCGGCTGTCATGGATTTCGCTAGCGTCAGTGACATCGTTTTCCCATCACACGATGAAGAAGCGTTATTCTTTGGTGATGCCGATATTGCAGCGACCCAAGCGCGGTATCAAGGTGCGGGCTGCACCACGATTATCGTGAAGAACGGCGGTGGTGAAATTAGTTACTTGTCCGGCGATGAAAGCGGCAGTTTCGCCCCACAGATGGCTGACAAAGTCCGCGATACGACTGCGGCTGGCGACAGCTTTAACGCCGGATTTCTTGGCACTGAAGGGAACGTCAAAGACCAGATCGCGGCAGGGTGTGCACTGGCGGGACGTGTCATTCAGGGCGCGGGGGCTTTGGTCGCAGGCGCTGTCGAAAAGGACTAG
- a CDS encoding 2-hydroxyacid dehydrogenase, which translates to MTDLFTIAPLNPTIRAALDSAFTVHHVDDMDDPVAWLAENGAGIAYALTDGHYGIKPEYLAGLPDLKLVSSNGVGYDAIDTDAAVKRGVIVTHTPNVLNAEVATTTLMLLIACYRNFTREVDHAVSGRWAETGNLPLSRSVDNRTIGILGLGRIGMEIARKLAPFNSKILYHTRTKRDVDYTYYNDLTAMARDADVLISIAPGGASTHHLVNADVMAALGPDGVLINVGRGSVVDEAALINALETGKLGMAGLDVFENEPHIPEALRQMRNVVLTPHIGSATVETRAAMAQLAVDNLLQHRKDGTVISPVPECASLL; encoded by the coding sequence ATGACCGACCTTTTCACAATTGCCCCGCTGAACCCCACAATCCGCGCCGCTTTGGACTCCGCATTTACCGTGCATCACGTGGATGACATGGACGATCCTGTCGCGTGGCTTGCCGAAAACGGCGCGGGGATCGCCTATGCGCTAACAGACGGACATTACGGGATAAAACCGGAATACCTTGCAGGGCTGCCTGACCTCAAATTGGTTAGTTCAAACGGTGTGGGCTATGATGCGATCGACACCGACGCCGCTGTCAAACGCGGCGTCATCGTTACGCATACGCCTAATGTTCTGAACGCCGAAGTCGCAACAACAACGTTGATGCTTCTGATCGCATGCTACCGGAATTTCACGCGAGAGGTTGATCATGCCGTATCGGGCCGTTGGGCGGAAACAGGTAATCTGCCGCTCTCGCGGAGCGTCGACAATCGGACCATCGGGATTTTGGGTTTAGGCCGGATCGGGATGGAAATCGCGCGGAAACTCGCGCCGTTCAACTCAAAAATCCTGTATCACACCCGTACAAAGCGTGATGTGGATTACACATACTACAACGATTTGACGGCGATGGCGCGCGACGCAGACGTGCTGATTTCCATCGCACCAGGCGGCGCCAGCACGCATCATTTGGTGAATGCCGACGTCATGGCAGCCTTGGGTCCCGATGGCGTCCTGATCAATGTAGGGCGCGGTTCCGTTGTCGATGAAGCGGCACTGATCAATGCGTTAGAGACAGGAAAACTGGGCATGGCGGGCCTGGATGTCTTTGAAAACGAACCACATATTCCCGAAGCCTTGCGCCAGATGCGCAACGTCGTTTTGACGCCGCACATCGGATCAGCCACAGTTGAAACGCGTGCCGCGATGGCGCAATTGGCTGTCGATAATCTGTTGCAGCACCGCAAAGATGGTACAGTGATTTCCCCCGTACCGGAATGCGCATCGCTGCTTTAG
- a CDS encoding ketoacyl-ACP synthase III, producing the protein MIKIAGTGAALPKNCVTSSSLGLIHGYDGSLAEVTGVDQRYVVDQETQIDLAKTAGLAALKNAGLAISDIDTVISGCAVPYQSLPATAPLIMQRLGIVDGAASAFDVNSTCLSFLTGIDMAAGLIALGRANTVLVVASEIASRALPWSTAPETAALFGDGAGAAVITKGETPYTAVMRTYPSAYNACQLGAGGTRFDYHNDPVGFDNNARFQMDGKALFRLSAAHFTDFVDELLMRAGWKIDEVDVIVPHQASPHALRHMIRQLGVPREKVVDVSATVGNQIAASLPITLDHARRNNRIKDGTKLLMLGTSAGVSFGGLAMEVSE; encoded by the coding sequence ATGATTAAGATTGCAGGGACTGGCGCTGCGCTGCCCAAAAATTGTGTCACGTCGTCCAGCCTTGGTCTCATCCACGGATACGACGGATCACTTGCAGAGGTGACAGGTGTCGATCAACGCTATGTCGTTGATCAGGAGACACAAATCGACCTTGCAAAGACTGCCGGCCTTGCGGCGCTGAAAAATGCTGGATTAGCCATTTCCGATATCGACACAGTAATTTCGGGCTGCGCTGTCCCCTATCAAAGTCTACCAGCGACCGCCCCGTTAATCATGCAGCGCTTGGGGATCGTAGACGGCGCAGCCAGTGCGTTTGACGTCAACAGCACCTGTCTCAGTTTCCTCACGGGGATCGACATGGCTGCCGGATTGATTGCATTGGGTAGGGCGAACACAGTCTTGGTTGTCGCCTCAGAAATCGCATCCCGCGCACTGCCTTGGTCGACAGCACCGGAAACAGCCGCGCTCTTTGGTGATGGCGCAGGTGCAGCTGTGATCACCAAAGGGGAAACACCTTACACAGCCGTCATGCGTACATATCCATCTGCCTATAACGCCTGTCAATTAGGGGCGGGCGGGACACGATTTGACTACCACAACGACCCCGTCGGGTTCGACAACAACGCCCGTTTCCAAATGGATGGCAAGGCTCTATTCCGGTTAAGCGCTGCGCACTTCACTGATTTTGTTGATGAATTACTGATGCGCGCTGGCTGGAAAATTGATGAGGTTGATGTCATCGTCCCCCATCAGGCAAGCCCCCATGCGTTGCGCCATATGATCCGCCAACTTGGTGTCCCACGCGAAAAAGTCGTCGACGTATCCGCGACCGTCGGGAACCAAATCGCGGCTTCTTTGCCGATCACATTGGACCATGCGCGGCGGAATAATCGGATCAAAGACGGTACAAAATTGCTCATGCTTGGGACGTCCGCAGGCGTGTCTTTCGGCGGTCTCGCGATGGAGGTTTCGGAATGA
- a CDS encoding NAD(P)-dependent oxidoreductase, giving the protein MTKTLVTGATGFLGGAVVAALRDAGKDVVGTGRNLQKCADRGFTAVNLSTPIESWPDLGEINQIVHCAALSAPFGRYADFMNANVVATQNLVTFAKRQNVSRFVHVSTSSVYFTPKDQLNVTEDSPLPRPVNAYAKTKHQSEDIVLGAGNLSPIVLRPRGIYGKGDTALLPRLLRVATRRPLPIFGDGTAEIDLTHVDDVVSSVLAALDAPKVTGIFNISGGEPLLIQDIVNAAAGNAGVSVAWRKQPLKLVMGFAAALENLARIDPLRREPIITRYALGLFAYKQGLSIQKARDQLNWSPKVNFAEGLERTFFP; this is encoded by the coding sequence ATGACGAAAACGCTGGTCACGGGCGCTACAGGTTTTCTGGGTGGTGCGGTCGTCGCAGCCCTGCGCGATGCGGGTAAAGACGTCGTCGGCACCGGTCGCAACCTGCAGAAATGCGCGGATCGCGGCTTCACTGCTGTTAATCTTTCAACGCCTATCGAAAGCTGGCCAGATCTAGGTGAAATTAACCAAATCGTGCATTGTGCCGCGCTGTCTGCGCCATTCGGGCGGTATGCGGATTTTATGAATGCGAACGTCGTGGCCACACAAAACCTTGTCACATTCGCGAAACGGCAAAACGTCAGCCGTTTCGTCCACGTCTCGACATCGTCGGTGTACTTCACGCCCAAAGATCAACTGAACGTCACCGAAGACAGCCCACTACCCCGCCCCGTGAACGCCTATGCCAAGACCAAACACCAATCGGAAGACATTGTGCTGGGCGCAGGCAACCTATCCCCCATCGTTTTGCGACCAAGGGGCATTTACGGCAAAGGCGATACGGCTCTGCTACCCCGCCTTTTGCGTGTCGCGACGCGGCGCCCTTTACCGATTTTCGGCGATGGGACCGCCGAAATCGATCTGACGCATGTCGATGACGTCGTAAGCAGCGTGTTGGCGGCGCTGGACGCCCCAAAAGTGACGGGCATCTTCAATATATCGGGGGGCGAACCCCTTCTGATCCAAGACATCGTCAACGCGGCAGCGGGTAATGCAGGTGTCTCAGTTGCATGGCGCAAACAGCCGCTAAAACTGGTGATGGGCTTTGCCGCTGCGCTTGAAAACCTTGCGCGAATTGACCCGCTCAGACGTGAACCCATCATCACGCGATATGCGCTAGGGCTGTTCGCTTACAAGCAGGGACTGTCCATACAGAAGGCGCGTGATCAGTTGAACTGGTCCCCCAAAGTGAACTTC